A portion of the Blattabacterium clevelandi genome contains these proteins:
- the prfA gene encoding peptide chain release factor 1 codes for MKKNSLINKFEVIEKEFQKISNSILDPKIIYKNQKKYKIYLKKYRILKNIMDIYEKYKKKLSSLQEANDILKNDSDPEMKEIASLEKNKILEDLYSIEKKSYNILFSNINTEENNDDYRNAIVELRSGTGGDEACLFVEDILRMYIMYFKQVDCKYEIINIQKGGIKGYKEIILNVSGNNIKGGVYGNLKFESGVHRVQRIPKTESQGRIHTSAITVAVLPEIKDIEMNIHLSDIKKDTFRSSGSGGQHVNKTESAVRLTHLPSKITVECQEERSQHKNFEKAMNVLRSRLYQKEMEKQSKERSIKRKSLVSTGDRSVKIRTYNYPKKRVTDHRIHKSIHDLTGFMNGNIQEMIDFLKFFEKKQINNLNDHYQI; via the coding sequence ATGAAAAAAAATTCGTTGATTAATAAATTTGAAGTAATTGAAAAAGAATTTCAAAAAATATCAAATTCTATTTTAGATCCTAAAATTATATATAAAAATCAAAAAAAATATAAAATATACTTAAAAAAATATCGAATATTGAAAAATATAATGGATATTTATGAAAAATACAAAAAAAAATTATCCTCTCTTCAAGAAGCCAATGATATTTTAAAAAATGATTCTGATCCTGAAATGAAGGAAATAGCTTCTTTAGAAAAAAATAAAATTTTAGAAGATTTATATTCTATTGAAAAAAAATCATATAATATTCTATTTTCTAATATAAATACAGAAGAAAACAATGATGACTATAGAAATGCTATTGTAGAATTACGTTCTGGAACAGGAGGAGATGAAGCATGTCTTTTCGTAGAAGATATATTAAGAATGTATATAATGTACTTTAAACAAGTAGATTGTAAATATGAAATTATAAATATTCAAAAAGGAGGAATTAAAGGATACAAAGAAATAATTTTAAATGTAAGTGGAAATAATATAAAAGGAGGAGTTTATGGAAACTTAAAATTTGAATCTGGAGTACATAGAGTTCAAAGAATTCCAAAGACTGAATCTCAAGGCAGAATCCATACATCGGCTATTACAGTTGCTGTACTTCCTGAAATAAAAGATATAGAGATGAACATACATTTATCTGATATAAAAAAAGATACATTTCGATCTAGTGGTTCTGGAGGGCAACATGTAAATAAAACAGAATCCGCTGTACGGTTAACTCATTTGCCAAGTAAAATTACGGTAGAATGTCAAGAAGAACGCTCTCAACATAAAAATTTTGAAAAAGCTATGAACGTTTTACGATCACGTCTTTATCAAAAGGAAATGGAAAAACAATCTAAAGAAAGATCTATAAAAAGAAAATCTTTAGTCTCTACAGGAGATCGATCTGTCAAAATACGTACCTATAATTATCCTAAAAAAAGAGTAACAGATCATAGAATTCATAAATCTATCCATGATCTTACAGGATTTATGAATGGAAATATTCAAGAAATGATTGATTTTTTAAAATTTTTTGAAAAAAAACAAATCAACAATTTGAATGATCATTATCAAATTTAG
- a CDS encoding DUF4293 family protein: protein MLYRIQTFYLFLSIFISSISLYVYSYQQKEIKNYFFLDKIFLIFLIITLILSIVSLLFFKKKEIQIFCNCLNILINSATLIYILFFSYYYKYFLIKKNIIILILILSILRLLTILFLYLSNQKIKKDIELIRSMNRIR, encoded by the coding sequence ATGTTATACCGAATACAAACTTTTTATTTATTTCTATCTATATTCATTTCCTCTATTTCTTTATACGTTTATTCTTATCAACAAAAAGAAATAAAAAATTACTTTTTTCTAGATAAAATATTTTTAATTTTTTTAATTATAACTTTGATTTTATCTATTGTAAGTCTTCTGTTTTTTAAAAAAAAAGAAATTCAAATTTTTTGTAATTGTTTAAATATACTTATAAATAGTGCTACTTTAATATACATTCTGTTTTTTTCGTATTATTATAAATATTTTTTAATCAAAAAAAATATTATTATTCTTATACTTATACTATCTATTCTTAGATTATTAACAATATTATTTTTATATCTTTCTAATCAAAAAATAAAAAAAGATATAGAATTAATTCGTTCTATGAATAGAATACGATAA
- the rho gene encoding transcription termination factor Rho, with translation MYYDITELKSKKLFELQEIARSSGLKKCTQLRKNELLEKIISIFNKKKYPQMSSSKIENSLLKKGFKIQKKTESKILNINEKKKFFSKENLKKSSKIQEETGKYQKKYFPSWKKIDRSEFKNPISLDSGCSQQKTSNKYRSPEYEFEGIIISEGVLDIMQENYGFLRSSDFNYLSSPDDIYVSQSQIRLFGMKTGDTIRGEVRPPKEGEKYFPLIKIIEINGRHPSFVRERDSFEHLTPLFPNEKFKLAEKNATLSTRIVDLFTPIGKGQRGMIVAPPKTGKTTLLKEIANAIAANHPEVYLIILLIDERPEEVTDMQRNVKGEVIASTFDEPAERHVKVANIVLQKAKRMVECSHDVVILLDSITRLARAYNTVSPASGKVLSGGVDANALHRPKRFFGAARNIEDGGSLSIIATAMIDTGSKMDEVIFEEFKGTGNKELQLDRKISNKRIYPAIDLVSSSTRKDDLLLDTNTLQRMWILRKHLSDMNPVEAMEFLRSRMSRTKNNEEFLISMNG, from the coding sequence ATGTATTATGATATTACTGAATTAAAAAGTAAAAAACTTTTTGAATTACAGGAGATTGCTCGTTCTTCAGGATTAAAAAAATGTACACAATTACGAAAAAACGAACTCCTAGAAAAAATAATTTCCATTTTCAATAAAAAAAAATATCCTCAAATGTCTTCTTCAAAGATAGAAAATTCTTTATTAAAAAAAGGATTTAAAATTCAAAAAAAAACAGAATCCAAGATTCTAAATATTAATGAAAAAAAGAAATTTTTTTCTAAGGAAAATTTAAAGAAATCTTCTAAAATTCAAGAAGAAACTGGAAAATATCAAAAAAAATATTTTCCAAGTTGGAAAAAAATTGATAGATCGGAATTTAAAAATCCTATTAGTCTAGATAGTGGATGTTCACAACAAAAAACATCCAATAAATATCGTTCTCCTGAATATGAATTTGAGGGTATTATAATTAGTGAAGGAGTTCTAGATATAATGCAAGAAAACTATGGTTTTTTAAGGTCTTCTGATTTTAATTATTTATCATCTCCTGATGATATTTACGTTTCTCAATCTCAAATTAGACTTTTTGGAATGAAAACAGGAGACACGATAAGAGGAGAGGTTCGTCCTCCTAAAGAGGGAGAAAAATATTTTCCTTTAATTAAAATTATCGAAATTAATGGAAGACATCCTTCTTTTGTAAGAGAAAGAGATTCTTTTGAACATTTAACTCCACTTTTTCCAAATGAAAAATTTAAACTAGCTGAAAAAAATGCGACTCTTTCTACAAGAATAGTAGATCTTTTCACCCCAATAGGAAAAGGACAAAGAGGAATGATTGTAGCTCCTCCAAAAACAGGAAAAACTACTTTATTAAAAGAAATTGCTAATGCAATTGCTGCTAATCATCCTGAGGTTTATCTAATTATTTTACTTATTGATGAAAGACCAGAGGAAGTTACAGATATGCAACGAAATGTTAAAGGAGAAGTCATCGCTTCTACTTTTGATGAACCAGCAGAAAGACATGTAAAAGTAGCTAATATTGTATTACAAAAAGCTAAAAGAATGGTAGAATGTTCTCATGATGTTGTGATATTATTAGATTCTATCACCCGTTTAGCACGTGCATATAATACTGTTTCTCCTGCTTCTGGAAAAGTTTTATCAGGAGGAGTAGATGCTAATGCCTTGCATAGACCAAAAAGGTTTTTTGGAGCGGCTAGAAATATAGAAGATGGAGGGTCTTTATCAATAATTGCTACCGCTATGATCGATACAGGATCAAAAATGGATGAAGTTATTTTTGAAGAATTTAAAGGAACCGGAAATAAAGAACTTCAATTAGATAGAAAAATTTCTAATAAACGAATTTATCCAGCTATTGATCTTGTTTCATCTAGCACAAGAAAGGATGATCTATTGTTAGACACAAATACGTTGCAAAGAATGTGGATTTTACGAAAACATCTTTCCGATATGAATCCAGTAGAAGCCATGGAATTTTTAAGATCACGTATGTCTAGAACTAAAAATAATGAAGAATTTTTAATATCAATGAATGGATGA
- a CDS encoding DNA recombination protein RmuC, with protein sequence MVFYYCLGILCSFIFFIFIYFFRKLEFFLIEKLKDHRNEIQKIFQYDRIEFENYLKEIKNEMIQSIIDFQNSIDGRIHFYIENQSNKLNFIHLEQEKLVRITEKKLEEIKENVNEKLQKSLNLHLGKSFEIIGNHLSFLQERLGDMKNLAQDVNVLKRTLNHVKICGSFSEMQLSMLLQQILSPEQYACNVVTKSSTNFVVEFAIKLPGLGDGNIIWLPIDVKFPKETYEKVQIAYNLGERKNIEIAKKNMVSVLKKMAKDINDKYIDPPHTTDFAILFLPFEGIYAEIVKNSSLLEELQRKYKIVITGPSTLAAMLNSLQIGFRTLSIQKKSSEVWKVLETVKKEFIKFGSLLHQAQDKLQEASKNIDKVMGVRKNLIEKKLRDIDNY encoded by the coding sequence ATGGTATTCTATTATTGTTTGGGAATTTTATGTTCTTTTATTTTTTTTATATTTATCTATTTTTTTAGGAAATTAGAATTTTTTTTGATAGAAAAGTTAAAAGATCATCGAAATGAAATACAAAAAATATTTCAATATGATAGAATTGAATTTGAAAATTATTTAAAAGAGATTAAGAATGAAATGATACAATCTATAATTGATTTTCAAAATTCTATTGATGGAAGAATTCATTTTTATATTGAAAATCAATCTAATAAATTAAATTTTATTCATTTAGAACAAGAAAAATTAGTTAGAATAACAGAGAAAAAATTAGAAGAAATCAAAGAAAATGTGAATGAAAAACTTCAAAAATCTTTGAATTTACATTTGGGTAAATCTTTTGAAATCATTGGGAATCATTTGTCTTTTTTACAGGAACGGTTGGGAGATATGAAGAATCTTGCACAGGATGTAAATGTTTTGAAAAGGACTTTAAATCATGTCAAAATATGTGGAAGTTTTAGTGAAATGCAACTATCTATGCTTTTGCAACAGATTTTATCACCAGAACAATATGCTTGTAACGTAGTTACTAAATCTAGTACAAATTTTGTAGTGGAATTTGCTATTAAGCTTCCAGGACTTGGAGATGGAAATATTATATGGTTACCGATTGATGTAAAATTTCCAAAAGAAACTTATGAAAAAGTGCAAATTGCTTATAATTTAGGAGAAAGAAAAAATATAGAAATAGCTAAAAAAAATATGGTATCTGTTCTTAAAAAAATGGCTAAGGACATTAATGATAAATATATAGATCCTCCACATACTACTGATTTTGCTATTCTTTTTTTGCCATTTGAAGGAATATATGCTGAAATCGTAAAAAATTCAAGCTTATTAGAAGAATTACAAAGAAAATATAAAATTGTAATTACAGGACCTTCTACATTGGCTGCTATGTTAAATAGTTTACAGATTGGGTTTCGGACTTTATCTATTCAAAAAAAAAGTTCCGAAGTATGGAAAGTTTTAGAAACTGTAAAAAAAGAATTTATAAAATTTGGATCATTGCTTCATCAAGCACAAGATAAATTACAAGAAGCTTCGAAAAATATAGATAAAGTAATGGGTGTTAGGAAAAATTTAATTGAAAAAAAATTAAGAGATATAGATAATTATTAG